AATGTAAGTGCTTCTGCCTCATTTGAATATACTTCTTAAAAAGTGTAAATAGTGTTGCAACATGGTGCATGGGGGAAGAGGCGGCGGGATACCGGGGTGTACATAGAAGGCAGTCCGGGTAACGAGGGTGCACGCGCGGCGTGGATGTTTACTCGGCGTCGGCGGCGCGGACGTCAGAGCAGAGCGAGGAATCCCAGCATGCACTGCGAGGCCGTTGAAAGCTCCAGCAGCTGCTAGTGAGTCTCGACAGTCGCCACAGCGCCGAGCGAGGCAGGCAGCAATCCTCCTGTGCTCCACACAACACAGCATAGACATTACCCACCGGGGAGGGGGGGGCTCCATGTGAGCAGGGGGAAAAGACTGACTTGTCTACCTTCCAGGCGACAGAGAAATATGCTGTGCGGACGCCTGGCGAGTCACCGCGGCGGCGTTTGAGTCACGATTGTCTGTCGGTTTCCATTTTGGAGGATTCCTCCCTCCATCCTCCGGGCAATGACAACGGTCTCGGCAACCCCGCAGCAGATGAGGGACCGGCTGCTGCAGGCCATCGACAGTCAGAGCAATGTGAGTAAAGCTAAAGTGGCTACCGATGGCTACATGCAAGTCCGGCAAACTCCCAACTTAACGCGCTCGAGTCAAGTGCTTTTATTTAATGGCCATTTGGTTGAAAAGCTGCGTGGCCCGCGTATGACGCTTGTCACTGACAATGGCGAGTGTGTCAAAAAAAAGGGAGGAGAAGCTCCCTGGGGGTAGTGGAGTTGACAGCTTGGAGGCTaatttagcaacagtagctggtTGACATCCCCCCCGCTTGCTTGGACCCTTGTAGTCCGTTAGCACGCTCCGTTAGCATGTTAGCTCTAACACCAAAGCAGGGAAGTCGCATGATTAACTTCACACAAGAGGAAACAAAAGACGAACAAACGCGCGCTACGTGGACATAAACGCTTCGGAAACACGTTTCTCGCCCATCCGACGATCTCGGGTTTGGCTGCCGACCGCTTGACGCTTACAATTCCCCCGGTTGAACAAGTGTCGGATGCGGCTAGCGAGAAGCGAGCGAGCCTTCCGACTCAACTTGGTAGCATTAGCATGGTCGGTTCACGCTAAGACAGGGAAATGTTCACAAACCCTCCGTGACTTTGGCGTCTAAAAATGAGTGTCCCGTTTCGTGAAAATAAACGACGTGGTGGCTGTTTGTTTCAGACGCTCTTGTGACGCAAGTGTGCCTTTACGTTTACCACTGGGAAGTTTTTGAGAGAGTTGACACATGCTGAGTAGTTTTCAACGACCCTCTCCTCACTTTGAAGCTAATCCCTGTAGCTGCTTGCTAATTTGCGCCGTTACTTGCGCGCTGCCTTTACAGTTaagtatctatctatctatctatctatctatctatctatctatctatctatctatctatctatctatctatctatctatctatctatctgatGCAAGATATTATGATTCATGTAATATTATAAATGCTATGAAAAGCATTTCTCTACCATTTGTTGTGTTCATTCATTAATATTTCTGCAACACAACCTACTGGGTGATGGAATTTCTTCCCAAAGTGTCCATCCATCCTGTTGAAttaatgtattattttatttggcGGTTGAGTAACCATTGATTGTGACCCCACGcgtaataattcacattatgtaaATGCTGTTGGATTTTCATGTTAAACATGCCCCCACTTGAGGACATTTGCTCTACATTTGTGagttaatgtaatttaaatgtGGACTGTAGCGCTCTATTTATGTTGATGCTATCCTGTCCTCATGTCAGGCTGATGACACAAATCAATGACATTCAGCCTTTTCTCATGCTTATGATAATTCATTTTGGGAGAGTAACAAGACAAATTGTTTCTGTTACAGATATGCAATATGGTGGTTGTACTTGAGGTGATTACCTGTCTGGAGAAGTATCCTATCACCAAAGAAGCACTTGAGGTGAGATAAATTCACTcctttttatctattttttgggAATTCTTTTTTTACGTTTTCCACTGCACAGTACCAAATTACATTAGCATGGCTCTGTTCACTAGTAGCATAACTCCACTGGCAAAAAAATCATAGGATTGTAGGACCTTGTTACTAGCTCGGGTTCAAAGCATGCTAATCTAAGACATTACCCTTACTGCTAGTCGttcattgatcctgaaaatttcAAGATGCCTACTCTAGAAATTATACAATTGCCTTTATTAGTTCATTCACTGTCGACAGTGAAGAGCCACTGTAGAGTTTAAAACAcccaagaatatatatatatattttttgagtgTAAAATCCTCAAAGCCACCTAAAAGAGTACCCCTGTCTTTCACTGTATAAACTTGTTTTCTTCCCTTTTCTGTTCTTTAGTTATCAGCAGTAGAACATTTCACCAAATAAGCATATTTCTAACCATCTTGAGAAAATAAGCTTTTCATGAAAAGAGATACATGAAAGAATTAAGTGACTTTGATGGTAACATTTTGTTTTTATggtaacattttgttttttcttttgtgaCACATTAGACTGCAAACTATAAAGTCATTTGTTTGCGGGGAAACAAGTACATGTGATCTTGGCTCTTTATCCCGACACATAATTTCTCCTTGCTACAACACATACTAGCTAAATACGTGCTGTGAATGTATGCTGCCTAAATTTGCTCTGACTTTAAACCTGTTAGAATAGAATACTTTGTCCCAGATGGTAACAGAAATTCTTCCTCAACAAGGCTCACAAACATTCATACATTCCTATCAAGAAACATTGGACACAATAATCTTCTCCCTAATAATAAAGTTGAAttgtaacctaaccctaacctgatCACAACCTCTAACACTGGTCTACAAACAAAATGCTTCCTAAATAAAAGTGGTCAGACTTTACTAAATTTGGGTTACTAAAAAAGAAGAATGAGgtctaaaatgtcaattatagTTTTTTAGGTACAGCATCTGGCTGAAGTGTTAAAATACAAGCAATTTAGGTGAAAATGGGTATTATTTGAAATGGAAATGGTTATTTCTGGATTAATATACGTACTTAAAAATAGTCTTCAATTTCAGAATATAATCGTATAGGCAAGCGCTTTGACATGCTGTTTTCCATGTATTGCATAAATCCTGGTGTTTTGGAAATGGACAAAATGCAAAAATGTAGACACATTTCATAAGCGGTGGCACATACTGATGTATCCATCTCATGTCAAGTTTAGCAACTTGTAAAACTGATGTTATATAATTACACCAATGTATTTTCTTAATCAAACTTAATCATTAAATTCCTTAGTCAACTACTAttaaaatcttttttatttTCTAATCCATGTCACCACAGCAAGTACGAACATTTTGAAGACCAGTGTAACCTGCGCTGATCTCTTATAAAAAGTACTGTCACTACCACCATATATGGGGATCAGTATGCTGATCATAGTTCTGTTAGTTATGAACCAGTTTTCAAATTCACAGTCTAGCTGTGCCGGATTATTTATTCTATGTACTTGCATCCATAGATATTAATGGCAGGGAATGTTTATATTCTAGTTATGTAAATGCTATGCTACCTATTACCCCAAAACAGTAATATACTTCAAGCTCATATTTTATTTTAGAAAACTATAAAGGAAATATGCTGAAGAGTCACTGTAACTTTCACCAAGAACCTTAGCCCAACTCTGGCATACTAAACTTGTCTTTCTTCACTGAACAATTGACGCAAATTCCTAACTAGACAGACCTTGGGCAGCATTTTGTCACGTCTTTGTCTTTGAACCTCAGAAAGAGCTAAAAACCGCAAAATGCAACTCATGCGCAAACTTAAGTATTACTATTGAAATGGAAATCTCTTCACCCTAATTCGAGGCGAGTAGACAAAAGCTGTTTAGTGGAAAAGCAGCGTTTATGATTTCCTAACACTCTCACACATTTGTATTAGGAAACCCGACTCGGAAAGCTGATCAACGATGTAAGGAAGAAGACCAAGGATGAAGACCTCGCCAAGCGGGCCAAGAAGCTCTTGCGAAACTGGCAAAAGCTGATCGAACCTGGGCCCGCGGTTGCGTTGACGGCTCCCGGTTCCACCAACGGCAGCTCTCACCCCTGCAGGACGGAAGCCTCCCCGCCCGAAATCTCTTTGTCGGTGAAGGGCGTCCCCGAAGTCAAAGTCAGAAATGACGTTCACAACACGTACTCTCCAAAGGCTGAGAAATCAAGCAGTCGCAAGCGCCGGGCCGAGCACAGAGACAGTGGTGTGCATTTACCGGAAAAAATCTCCAAGTTTTCATCTTACGATAATGCCGTTTCACCGCCGCCCACTAATGGGATCGCGGGAAGCCCCGACACCCTGCCCGAACAGGACGTCGTCCCGTCTCCCGATCGATCTCGAATAGAGCACCTTGACAATGATAAAATCAACAGAATTCCAGTAAACGCCGTCAAGCCTCGTCCCAGCTCCCCCGGAGTGGCCAAACTCCCTAGCACTTCATCTTTAATCAAGGTTGCTGTTATGCAACAGCAAGCGAGAATGGATGATGGTGGTGGCGGAGGGGGACATTATCAAGCCAGAAGTCCCCGTGGCCTTTCCACCAGTCCAAGGAGCACAAAACACGACTCCTCGGCTAAGCGCTCTGCGACACATGCACAAATGCTAACGTCTGTCCCCAGCCCTTCGCTCAGAGATTCGCCCTTGCCTTTGCCCCAGCCTGCGACCCCCCCGGCTCAAAGTGCTCATTCTTCCCATAGGTCCACAATGCACTGGGCCACCTCCTCGGACATCCCCTCTCCTTGCCCCCCACAAGACTTATCCATGACACTGGATTCTCCCTCTGTTTCCCCCGCGCCCCCTCCTCGGCCGCAACATAACTCTGAACTCCACCGGCCCACGTCAGAAGCAACCACGACTGTCTGGGACGACACGGACGCCCCGCCGATTTCCGCCTCGGAGTACAAGAGAAGGAAGTACCGCTCGAGAGACTACTCCGTCAACTTAGACGGCCAGAGACTAGAGGACACCACTAAGCCAGTACGATTAAAAGAACGCAGGCTAACGT
The DNA window shown above is from Corythoichthys intestinalis isolate RoL2023-P3 chromosome 14, ASM3026506v1, whole genome shotgun sequence and carries:
- the crsp7 gene encoding mediator of RNA polymerase II transcription subunit 26, with the translated sequence MTTVSATPQQMRDRLLQAIDSQSNICNMVVVLEVITCLEKYPITKEALEETRLGKLINDVRKKTKDEDLAKRAKKLLRNWQKLIEPGPAVALTAPGSTNGSSHPCRTEASPPEISLSVKGVPEVKVRNDVHNTYSPKAEKSSSRKRRAEHRDSGVHLPEKISKFSSYDNAVSPPPTNGIAGSPDTLPEQDVVPSPDRSRIEHLDNDKINRIPVNAVKPRPSSPGVAKLPSTSSLIKVAVMQQQARMDDGGGGGGHYQARSPRGLSTSPRSTKHDSSAKRSATHAQMLTSVPSPSLRDSPLPLPQPATPPAQSAHSSHRSTMHWATSSDIPSPCPPQDLSMTLDSPSVSPAPPPRPQHNSELHRPTSEATTTVWDDTDAPPISASEYKRRKYRSRDYSVNLDGQRLEDTTKPVRLKERRLTFDPATGQIKPLIHKEPSQSEEPPTPEPIEPQQRTEVNALQATAPGPNPNPFHQTNWKELSRNEIIQSYLNLQSNVLTSSGVQAPSTHFFMSQYLKREEQEVKESRQMHVLRTDSTAADLPGVSREVNDEDLDRIHNLRWPGVNGCLDTKDTWYDWTECISLDPHGDESKLNILPYVCLD